A DNA window from Myxococcota bacterium contains the following coding sequences:
- the hemA gene encoding glutamyl-tRNA reductase, protein MKLLLLGMNHRSAPLEVRERVAVEDPAPLLRKLVTSDEIDEAVLLSTCNRLELVVLTRDLESARLRLRSFLRRDLGDAGPSEAELDDHCYEYQNADAMRHVFRVASALDSMVVGEPQILGQTKEAYRAAVDAGASGPVLGRLFERAFATAKRVRTETGVAERPVSVARVAVDLARHIFEDFSDKRALLVGAGEMIEQALHALRDAGLEHVAVANRTPERAARLATHLGASAHALDELPRLLADSDVVLTSIGGNRPWLDPALAERALVRRQGRPVFVIDIGVPRNVDPAIDRLDDVYRYDIDDLAAVADENAAERRKEQARAEQIVETEGDRFDGWFAALRAVPTIKHLRARVEAIRVREVERALARLPVDDEARGAVEALTRGIVNKILHAPLQRLREAAERDAGMAHLETARLLFDLDRDAPEDSEDTADPNSDREPESR, encoded by the coding sequence ATGAAGTTGCTCCTGCTCGGAATGAACCACCGCAGTGCGCCGCTCGAAGTGCGTGAGCGCGTGGCGGTCGAGGATCCGGCGCCGCTCCTGCGCAAGCTGGTGACGAGCGACGAGATCGACGAGGCCGTGCTGCTCTCGACCTGCAACCGTCTCGAGCTCGTGGTGCTGACCCGCGATCTCGAGTCGGCCCGCCTCAGGCTGCGCTCCTTCCTGCGCCGCGACCTGGGCGACGCGGGCCCGAGCGAGGCCGAGCTCGACGACCACTGCTACGAGTACCAGAACGCCGACGCCATGCGGCACGTGTTTCGGGTGGCCTCCGCCCTCGATTCGATGGTCGTGGGCGAGCCCCAGATCCTCGGGCAGACGAAGGAGGCGTACCGCGCGGCCGTCGACGCCGGGGCTTCCGGCCCGGTCCTCGGTCGCTTGTTCGAACGCGCCTTCGCGACGGCGAAGCGGGTGCGAACCGAGACTGGGGTCGCCGAACGGCCGGTGTCCGTGGCGCGGGTGGCGGTGGACCTCGCCCGCCACATCTTCGAGGACTTCTCGGACAAGCGGGCGCTCCTGGTCGGGGCCGGCGAGATGATCGAGCAGGCGCTCCACGCCCTGCGCGACGCGGGTCTCGAGCACGTCGCGGTGGCGAACCGCACGCCCGAACGCGCCGCCCGTCTCGCGACCCACCTCGGTGCAAGCGCCCATGCCCTGGACGAGCTCCCGCGGCTGCTGGCCGACAGTGATGTCGTGTTGACCTCGATCGGCGGGAACCGCCCCTGGTTGGATCCGGCGCTCGCCGAGCGCGCGCTGGTCCGCCGGCAGGGGCGGCCGGTGTTCGTGATCGACATCGGGGTTCCCCGAAACGTCGACCCGGCGATCGATCGCCTGGACGACGTCTACCGCTACGACATCGATGATCTCGCGGCCGTCGCCGACGAGAACGCGGCCGAACGCCGCAAGGAGCAGGCCCGCGCCGAACAGATCGTCGAGACCGAGGGCGACCGCTTCGACGGTTGGTTCGCCGCGCTGCGTGCGGTGCCGACCATCAAGCACCTGCGGGCACGCGTGGAAGCGATCCGCGTGCGCGAGGTCGAGCGGGCCCTGGCGCGACTGCCCGTCGACGATGAGGCGAGGGGCGCGGTCGAGGCGCTGACGCGCGGGATCGTGAACAAGATCCTTCACGCGCCGCTCCAGCGCCTGCGCGAGGCAGCCGAACGCGACGCGGGAATGGCGCATCTGGAGACCGCGCGGCTGCTCTTCGATCTGGATCGCGACGCCCCCGAAGACTCCGAGGACACCGCCGATCCGAACAGCGACCGAGAGCCGGAGTCGCGATGA
- the hemC gene encoding hydroxymethylbilane synthase → MSPVRIATRESDLALWQARHVARLIEAELGEATELVPLTTTGDRLQEVSLAKVGGKGLFVKEIEAALLDRRADVAVHSTKDLPGESPELLGFAAFPARADPRDALVSERVDRLAALPEGARVGTGSVRRRAQLLRLRPDLEIVPLRGNVPTRLRRLNELELDAVILACAGLDRLELSDHIRERIEPEQLLPAVGQGALAVQSRRDDPLSERLRVLHDRRSGAPLAAERACQAALGADCHVPLGVHGVWKGDALWVRARLLSPDGKEAIERDIEGAATDAERLGARLADALVDAGGKALLEAGRET, encoded by the coding sequence ATGAGCCCGGTTCGGATCGCCACGCGCGAGAGCGATCTGGCGCTGTGGCAGGCACGCCACGTCGCGCGGCTGATCGAAGCCGAGCTCGGCGAGGCCACCGAGCTGGTCCCGCTGACGACCACGGGCGATCGCCTTCAGGAGGTCTCCCTGGCCAAGGTCGGCGGGAAGGGCTTGTTCGTCAAAGAGATCGAAGCCGCGCTCCTGGATCGACGCGCCGATGTCGCGGTTCACAGCACGAAGGATCTCCCCGGTGAGAGTCCCGAGTTGCTGGGCTTCGCCGCATTCCCCGCGCGCGCCGACCCCCGCGACGCGTTGGTCAGCGAACGTGTGGACCGCCTCGCTGCCTTGCCCGAGGGCGCGCGCGTCGGGACGGGGAGCGTTCGGCGCCGCGCACAGCTGCTGCGGCTGCGTCCGGACCTCGAGATCGTCCCGCTGCGCGGGAACGTGCCGACGCGCTTGCGACGCCTGAACGAACTCGAACTCGATGCGGTGATCCTCGCCTGCGCCGGTCTCGACCGGTTGGAACTGTCCGACCACATCCGCGAGCGCATCGAGCCCGAGCAGTTGCTGCCCGCTGTCGGCCAGGGGGCGCTCGCGGTACAGAGTCGACGCGACGATCCGCTCTCCGAGCGGTTGCGCGTGCTCCACGATCGCCGATCCGGGGCGCCGCTTGCGGCCGAGCGCGCCTGCCAGGCCGCCTTGGGCGCGGATTGCCACGTGCCCCTCGGCGTTCACGGCGTCTGGAAGGGTGACGCCCTTTGGGTCCGCGCTCGCTTGCTCTCGCCCGACGGGAAGGAAGCGATCGAACGCGACATCGAGGGGGCGGCCACGGACGCGGAGCGCCTGGGCGCCCGGCTCGCGGACGCGCTCGTCGACGCAGGTGGCAAGGCACTGCTCGAAGCGGGGCGCGAGACGTGA
- the cobA gene encoding uroporphyrinogen-III C-methyltransferase has protein sequence MKTGKVLLVGAGPGAPDLITLRGAQALRNADAVVYDALASPRLLELAPADAVKIDVGKRGHDAPTRTQAETTALLLELAREGRTVVRLKGGDPYVFGRGGEEAGACAEAGIPFEVIPGVSSIFGALAYAGIPITDRRHAASFAVVTGHKDPTKVAEETRWDLLAHAADTLLILMGMRNLATLVARLLEAGRDPETPAAAVMSGTLPQQRVVEAPLGELVGAVDAAGLGAPSIIAVGSVVSLREALSWWERQPLFGSRVLVTRSPDQAGPLLVALESAGAEPVSIPMLALRAVADPAPLDAALARLDDFDAVVFTSANAVRFTAERHRERFGAWPPHAVRVICIGPKTADAALAAGLPVHAVPASRFDAESVVAALVSQDEVAGRRFLLPGSDLARPQLREGLAAAGGEALAVVAYQNRPAAVDVAALRADLLAERFDALTFASPSAVHHFWSHLDDEVRAAAARVRVGAIGPATASAVVEVGLAAPIVAQVSTAEGLVDALAHAWHRDRSD, from the coding sequence GTGAAGACCGGCAAGGTCCTTCTCGTCGGCGCCGGGCCGGGTGCGCCCGACCTGATCACCCTGCGCGGCGCCCAGGCCCTGCGCAACGCCGACGCTGTGGTCTATGACGCACTCGCTTCACCGCGACTGCTCGAGCTCGCGCCCGCCGACGCCGTGAAGATCGACGTGGGCAAACGCGGCCACGATGCCCCCACGCGAACCCAGGCCGAGACGACGGCCTTGCTGCTCGAACTCGCACGGGAGGGGCGCACCGTGGTGCGCCTGAAGGGCGGAGATCCCTATGTGTTCGGGCGCGGTGGCGAGGAAGCGGGCGCGTGCGCCGAGGCGGGCATTCCCTTCGAGGTGATTCCCGGCGTTTCCTCGATCTTCGGGGCGCTCGCCTATGCGGGCATTCCGATCACCGATCGGCGCCACGCGGCCTCCTTCGCCGTGGTGACCGGGCACAAGGATCCGACGAAGGTCGCCGAGGAGACCCGCTGGGATCTCCTGGCGCATGCTGCGGACACCCTGCTCATCCTGATGGGCATGCGCAACCTGGCGACGCTGGTCGCGCGACTGCTCGAAGCGGGTCGCGATCCCGAGACTCCCGCCGCGGCGGTGATGTCCGGGACCTTGCCGCAGCAGCGCGTGGTCGAGGCGCCGCTCGGCGAACTGGTGGGCGCCGTCGACGCCGCCGGCTTGGGGGCGCCCTCGATCATCGCCGTGGGTTCGGTCGTGTCGCTGCGCGAGGCGTTGTCCTGGTGGGAACGGCAACCGCTCTTCGGGAGTCGCGTGCTGGTCACGCGTTCGCCGGATCAGGCGGGACCGCTGCTGGTGGCGCTCGAGAGCGCGGGAGCGGAGCCCGTCTCGATTCCGATGCTGGCGCTTCGGGCCGTGGCCGACCCGGCGCCCCTCGACGCCGCGCTGGCACGGCTCGATGACTTCGACGCAGTGGTGTTCACGAGCGCGAACGCGGTGCGCTTCACCGCCGAACGGCATCGCGAACGCTTCGGGGCCTGGCCCCCGCATGCGGTGCGCGTGATCTGCATCGGCCCGAAGACGGCCGATGCGGCGCTCGCAGCCGGGTTGCCCGTGCATGCGGTCCCGGCGTCGCGCTTCGACGCAGAGAGTGTGGTCGCCGCCCTCGTCTCCCAGGACGAGGTGGCCGGCCGGCGCTTCCTCTTGCCCGGATCCGATCTCGCGCGACCCCAGCTGCGCGAGGGTCTCGCCGCCGCCGGCGGGGAGGCGCTCGCGGTGGTGGCCTACCAGAACCGGCCCGCCGCCGTCGACGTGGCTGCGCTGCGCGCAGACCTATTGGCCGAGCGCTTCGATGCGCTGACCTTCGCGAGTCCGTCTGCGGTGCATCACTTCTGGTCCCACCTCGACGACGAGGTGCGCGCCGCCGCGGCCCGGGTTCGCGTGGGAGCGATCGGGCCCGCAACGGCGTCGGCGGTCGTCGAGGTCGGTCTCGCGGCACCCATCGTGGCGCAGGTCTCGACCGCCGAAGGGTTGGTCGACGCACTGGCCCACGCCTGGCATCGCGACCGTTCGGACTGA
- a CDS encoding DUF4177 domain-containing protein, protein MGTQYKVVETSSVTDEDLERIFNEWTQRGWHLDGVRFAMSDASRRPTMAFVTFTREADDAG, encoded by the coding sequence ATGGGGACGCAGTACAAGGTCGTCGAGACGAGCTCGGTCACCGACGAGGACCTCGAACGGATCTTCAACGAGTGGACCCAGCGCGGCTGGCACCTCGACGGCGTGCGATTCGCGATGAGCGACGCGTCGCGGCGTCCGACGATGGCGTTCGTCACCTTCACCCGTGAGGCCGACGACGCCGGCTGA
- a CDS encoding CBS domain-containing protein — translation MGETRVRDIMSDQLVTISGDDSLSTVEDIMTLGGVRHMPVVRGGTLVGVVSERDLLRASLSNLTEFGTEQRRAFLQVVEIKRVMSSPPVVISPDASVEEAALVMAERKIGCLPVVDGDRLLGMLTETDVLRYFAGVVP, via the coding sequence ATGGGCGAAACCCGCGTTCGCGACATCATGTCCGACCAGCTCGTCACGATCAGTGGAGACGACTCGCTCTCGACGGTCGAGGACATCATGACGCTCGGTGGGGTGCGGCACATGCCCGTCGTCCGGGGGGGCACGCTCGTGGGCGTCGTGTCCGAGCGCGACCTGCTTCGCGCGTCGCTTTCGAACCTCACCGAATTCGGCACCGAGCAGCGCCGGGCCTTCCTGCAGGTGGTCGAGATCAAGCGGGTCATGTCGTCTCCGCCGGTGGTCATCTCCCCGGACGCCTCGGTCGAGGAGGCCGCCCTCGTGATGGCCGAGCGCAAGATCGGGTGCCTCCCGGTCGTGGACGGCGACCGGCTCCTCGGGATGCTCACCGAGACGGACGTGCTCCGGTACTTCGCGGGCGTCGTTCCCTGA
- a CDS encoding aldehyde dehydrogenase family protein, with translation MAVVERVEAVPGARRRLRLANPATLEPIGEVEVDGPLEVAAAVGAARKAQADWSALSFSERGRVLEQAVRVLVDAQDEFVERIIAETGKPRGEVLASEIVTACDALQFYAKRARHILRDRAVPLHLMKTKRLRVVHRPVGVVGIITPWNFPFLLALNPTAQALMAGNAVVLKPSEVTPDSGRLVAELWSRAGLPEGLFGLVQGDGETGSTLLEAGIDKVSFTGSVATGRRVAETCGRQLIPCTLELGGKDPMIVCGDADLDRAARGAVYGAFANSGQVCTSTERVYVVDEVADTFTRKVLEHTAELRQGASGEFDIGSMIRPEQLEIVASHVRDAVDKGARVLAGGRRNPDHDGFFFEPTVLDDVTHDMDVMREETFGPVLPIMRVRDEDEALAFANDSVFGLNANVWTKNKRHGTRLAKAIESGCVVVNDCMITYGVPESPFGGTKQSGIGRVNGEMGLRGMCHTQSILIDRVGAKNEWLWFPHSARKAGVLRRALRWVWGTSLGRWLA, from the coding sequence ATGGCAGTGGTCGAGCGAGTGGAGGCCGTACCCGGCGCCCGGCGACGGCTCCGACTCGCGAACCCCGCGACACTCGAGCCGATCGGCGAAGTCGAGGTCGACGGTCCCCTCGAGGTGGCCGCGGCCGTCGGCGCTGCGCGCAAGGCGCAGGCCGACTGGTCCGCGCTGTCATTCAGCGAGCGCGGGCGCGTACTCGAGCAGGCGGTTCGCGTCCTGGTCGACGCCCAGGACGAATTCGTCGAGCGCATCATCGCCGAAACCGGGAAGCCCCGCGGTGAAGTGCTGGCCTCCGAGATCGTCACGGCCTGCGACGCCCTGCAGTTCTATGCGAAGCGCGCTCGGCACATCCTGCGCGATCGCGCCGTGCCGCTGCATCTGATGAAGACGAAGCGGTTGCGGGTGGTGCACCGTCCGGTCGGTGTCGTCGGGATCATCACCCCCTGGAACTTTCCCTTCCTGCTCGCGCTCAACCCGACGGCACAAGCATTGATGGCGGGCAACGCCGTCGTGCTCAAGCCGTCGGAGGTGACGCCGGACTCGGGTCGGCTCGTGGCAGAGCTATGGAGCCGCGCCGGATTGCCCGAGGGACTCTTCGGGCTGGTGCAAGGCGATGGCGAAACGGGGAGCACGCTCCTCGAAGCGGGTATCGACAAGGTGTCGTTCACGGGGAGCGTCGCGACCGGCCGTCGGGTGGCCGAGACCTGTGGGCGTCAGCTGATTCCGTGCACGCTGGAGCTCGGGGGCAAGGACCCGATGATCGTCTGCGGCGATGCGGACCTCGATCGCGCGGCGCGCGGCGCGGTGTACGGCGCCTTCGCGAACTCCGGGCAGGTCTGCACCTCCACGGAGCGGGTCTACGTCGTCGACGAAGTGGCCGACACCTTCACGCGAAAGGTGCTCGAGCACACGGCCGAGTTGCGCCAGGGCGCGAGCGGCGAGTTCGACATCGGTTCGATGATCCGTCCCGAGCAGTTGGAGATCGTGGCTTCCCACGTGCGCGACGCCGTCGACAAGGGCGCCCGGGTGCTGGCGGGCGGACGTCGCAATCCGGACCACGACGGGTTCTTCTTCGAGCCGACGGTCCTCGACGACGTGACCCACGACATGGACGTCATGCGCGAGGAGACCTTCGGTCCGGTGTTGCCGATCATGCGGGTGCGCGACGAGGACGAAGCTCTCGCATTCGCGAACGACTCGGTGTTCGGGCTGAACGCCAACGTCTGGACGAAGAACAAGCGTCACGGCACGCGGCTCGCGAAAGCGATCGAATCGGGTTGCGTGGTGGTGAACGACTGCATGATCACCTACGGCGTTCCCGAATCTCCTTTCGGGGGCACGAAGCAGAGTGGTATCGGCCGGGTGAACGGGGAAATGGGACTGCGTGGCATGTGTCACACCCAATCGATCTTGATCGACCGGGTGGGCGCGAAGAACGAATGGCTCTGGTTTCCCCACTCGGCACGCAAGGCAGGCGTTCTGCGTCGCGCCTTGCGTTGGGTCTGGGGAACTTCGCTCGGGCGTTGGCTCGCCTAG
- a CDS encoding universal stress protein, which translates to MISTILIATDGSEAAADAERFGVELASRMKARSIGLSVVEDRFARGFREDGLGVAPPSPEPVAGYLRQRAEAACRRLADAASAAGVEHSGEPVPGIADDRIVERGQQADLTVLGRDGQAVDYRTAMIGSTVAGVIRKTARPSLVVPAGAQLSGPIVLAFDGSPGSRIGANLAVQVATRLGEPIHVFVDSKDKGRAVARFDEVRGIVGTLPVPVREISSTLGRPDVKIVDSAREVKAGLVVMGAYGRNRITDYFLGSNAAAVARTSPVAVLLAR; encoded by the coding sequence ATGATCTCGACGATCCTGATCGCAACGGACGGATCCGAAGCCGCGGCTGACGCCGAGCGCTTCGGAGTGGAGCTGGCGTCTCGAATGAAGGCGCGCTCGATCGGACTCTCGGTGGTGGAGGATCGCTTCGCGCGGGGCTTCCGAGAAGACGGGCTCGGCGTGGCCCCGCCGTCTCCCGAGCCGGTGGCCGGCTACCTGCGCCAGCGCGCGGAAGCCGCCTGTCGGCGCCTCGCCGATGCGGCGAGCGCCGCCGGTGTCGAGCACAGCGGAGAGCCGGTGCCGGGCATCGCCGACGATCGCATCGTCGAGCGCGGCCAGCAGGCCGATCTCACCGTGCTCGGCCGCGACGGACAGGCGGTCGACTATCGCACGGCGATGATCGGCTCGACGGTGGCCGGTGTGATTCGCAAGACCGCGCGCCCCTCGCTGGTGGTTCCGGCCGGCGCACAGCTCTCCGGCCCGATCGTGCTCGCCTTCGACGGCTCGCCGGGGTCGCGGATCGGGGCGAACCTCGCGGTCCAGGTCGCGACGCGTCTCGGCGAACCGATTCACGTCTTCGTCGACTCGAAGGACAAGGGTCGTGCGGTCGCCCGCTTCGACGAGGTGCGCGGCATCGTGGGAACGCTCCCGGTGCCGGTGCGCGAAATCTCCTCCACCCTGGGTCGACCCGACGTCAAGATCGTCGACTCGGCACGCGAAGTGAAGGCCGGGCTGGTCGTGATGGGTGCCTACGGTCGCAACCGCATCACCGACTACTTCCTCGGGAGCAACGCGGCCGCCGTCGCGCGAACCTCGCCGGTGGCGGTGCTGCTCGCGCGCTGA
- the lpxD gene encoding UDP-3-O-(3-hydroxymyristoyl)glucosamine N-acyltransferase, whose translation MKLRLGDLAAELALPLEGDPDRTVTGVASLEEAGPDDLVFARTSAMNEALAVCPAQAVVAGEDVDVGDRTALRSDDPGRDFFHAAGLLLPDPRPPAGVDSNATVHPEAEVDPSAAIGPHCAVGAGARVGARSVLHPGVVLYDNVEIGDDCVLHARCVVAGGSRVGDRVILQPGVVVGGDGFGYVGGSDGGLQKMPHVGRVRIEDDVEVGAGSTIDRGTLDDTVIGRGTKIDNLVQIAHNVRIGERCVVVSQAGIAGSTQLGNGVVVLAQAGLVGHIEVGDNAFIGPQSGVHKDVSEGARILGSPQRAERRFHREMAALGRLPELFRRVRNLERGDSEDS comes from the coding sequence TTGAAGCTCCGTCTCGGCGATCTCGCGGCCGAGCTGGCGCTACCTCTGGAGGGCGATCCCGACCGCACGGTCACGGGGGTCGCTTCGCTGGAGGAGGCGGGCCCGGACGATCTCGTGTTCGCGCGCACCTCCGCGATGAACGAAGCGCTGGCGGTCTGCCCGGCGCAGGCGGTGGTGGCGGGTGAGGACGTCGATGTCGGGGATCGGACGGCCCTGCGTTCCGATGATCCCGGACGCGACTTCTTTCACGCCGCGGGTCTGCTGCTGCCCGACCCCCGTCCGCCGGCGGGCGTCGATTCGAATGCCACGGTTCACCCCGAGGCCGAGGTCGATCCGAGCGCTGCGATCGGGCCCCACTGTGCGGTCGGGGCCGGCGCGCGGGTCGGTGCGCGCAGCGTGCTTCACCCGGGTGTCGTGCTCTACGACAACGTCGAAATCGGTGACGACTGCGTTCTCCACGCGCGCTGCGTCGTGGCCGGGGGCTCCCGTGTCGGGGATCGCGTGATCCTCCAGCCCGGCGTCGTGGTGGGCGGCGACGGCTTTGGCTACGTCGGCGGGTCCGATGGCGGCCTCCAGAAGATGCCCCACGTCGGTCGGGTCCGGATCGAGGATGATGTCGAGGTCGGCGCGGGTTCCACGATCGATCGGGGAACCCTCGACGATACGGTGATCGGCCGCGGTACGAAGATCGACAATCTCGTGCAGATCGCGCACAACGTGCGCATCGGCGAGCGGTGTGTCGTCGTCTCCCAGGCGGGCATCGCCGGCTCGACCCAGCTCGGCAACGGTGTCGTGGTGCTCGCACAGGCGGGACTGGTCGGGCACATCGAGGTCGGCGACAACGCATTCATCGGACCCCAGTCCGGAGTGCACAAGGACGTGTCCGAGGGCGCGCGCATCCTGGGGTCGCCGCAACGGGCCGAGCGTCGTTTCCATCGAGAGATGGCGGCGCTCGGGCGTTTGCCCGAGCTCTTCCGACGCGTGCGGAACCTCGAGCGGGGCGACTCGGAGGACTCGTGA
- a CDS encoding ribonuclease HII translates to MSDGGSDRRPPSLAELRAKLAVGLSPREEGRWLVRLAEDPRRGAQQLAATLERRRAARRREARRVARLFARRRALFAEGARHVAGVDEVGVGPLAGPVVAAAVVLPARVVLPGLNDSKRLQAPDRERLDHAIRAQALSVSVAEVEPEEIDRRNILQATLEAMRRAVCELDIEPDHVLVDARIIPGVLAPQTPLVGGDGRDGSIAAASIVAKVYRDARMQELDARYPGYGFAQHKGYGTAAHLEALARHGASPIHRRSFAPVAERSRP, encoded by the coding sequence GTGAGCGACGGCGGATCCGACCGTCGTCCGCCGAGCCTGGCCGAGTTGCGCGCGAAGCTCGCGGTGGGGCTTTCGCCGCGCGAGGAAGGGCGCTGGCTCGTGCGCCTGGCCGAAGACCCGCGGCGGGGGGCGCAGCAGCTGGCGGCCACGCTGGAGCGGAGACGCGCTGCGCGCCGACGGGAGGCGCGGCGGGTTGCGCGTCTGTTCGCGCGACGTCGCGCGCTCTTCGCCGAAGGGGCGCGCCACGTGGCGGGCGTCGACGAGGTGGGGGTGGGTCCGTTGGCGGGCCCCGTGGTTGCGGCGGCCGTGGTCCTGCCCGCACGGGTCGTGCTCCCGGGTCTGAACGATTCGAAGCGGTTGCAGGCGCCGGATCGCGAACGGCTCGATCACGCCATCCGGGCGCAGGCGCTCTCGGTCTCGGTCGCGGAAGTCGAACCCGAGGAGATCGATCGGCGGAACATCCTGCAGGCCACCCTCGAAGCGATGCGGCGTGCCGTATGCGAACTCGACATCGAACCCGATCACGTCCTGGTCGACGCGCGCATCATTCCCGGTGTGCTCGCTCCCCAGACGCCCCTCGTCGGCGGGGACGGGCGCGACGGGTCGATCGCGGCCGCGTCGATCGTGGCGAAGGTATATCGCGACGCGAGGATGCAAGAGCTCGACGCCCGCTATCCGGGCTACGGCTTCGCCCAGCACAAGGGCTACGGCACTGCGGCCCACCTCGAGGCGCTGGCGCGTCACGGTGCGTCGCCGATTCACCGCCGCAGCTTTGCGCCGGTCGCGGAGCGGAGTCGGCCTTGA
- a CDS encoding tRNA pseudouridine(13) synthase TruD, with product MIRLRTEPEDFRVEEEPLYPPSGEGTHTFVRVEKRLRTTEAVARELARCAEVPARDVGYAGRKDRAAVTTQWFSVPGLDPEAAIDLSLTGARVLEAVRHPHKLRTGQLRGNRFVLRLRDGTPADWARGEANLQALLVEGLPNRFGAQRFGRDSDNAERARRYCAGELRVRDRREARFLVSAWQSEVFNAVLAARPGPLGLLEVGDLAMRHDSGAAFLVEDAAREQPRADRFEISPTGPIFGPRMTWPGGAVLERERALLRDQGLDPDALALPGVRARGARRAPRVQPEGLTLQVQSDSEAELSFGLPAGSYATVLVESLFGPTEDASAHDRPRPRA from the coding sequence TTGATCCGGCTCCGCACCGAGCCCGAGGACTTCCGCGTCGAGGAGGAGCCGCTCTACCCGCCGAGCGGGGAGGGCACCCACACCTTCGTGCGCGTCGAGAAGCGACTGCGCACGACCGAAGCCGTCGCGCGGGAGCTCGCTCGCTGCGCAGAGGTTCCGGCGCGCGACGTCGGCTACGCGGGGCGGAAGGACCGGGCCGCCGTCACGACCCAGTGGTTCTCGGTGCCGGGTCTCGATCCGGAGGCCGCGATCGACCTGTCGCTGACGGGAGCGCGGGTGCTCGAGGCCGTGCGCCATCCCCACAAGCTCCGCACCGGCCAGCTGCGCGGGAATCGATTCGTGCTTCGCCTCCGCGATGGCACGCCGGCCGATTGGGCGCGCGGCGAAGCGAATCTGCAGGCGCTCCTCGTCGAGGGGCTGCCCAACCGCTTCGGAGCCCAGCGCTTCGGCCGCGATTCCGACAATGCGGAGCGCGCGCGTCGCTACTGCGCCGGGGAACTCCGCGTGCGGGACCGTCGCGAGGCGCGGTTCCTGGTCTCGGCCTGGCAGTCCGAAGTGTTCAATGCGGTGCTCGCCGCCCGACCCGGTCCGCTCGGTCTGCTCGAGGTGGGAGACCTCGCCATGCGTCACGACTCCGGGGCCGCCTTCCTGGTCGAGGATGCGGCCCGGGAGCAGCCGCGCGCCGATCGCTTCGAGATCAGTCCCACCGGCCCGATCTTCGGCCCGCGGATGACCTGGCCCGGTGGAGCCGTGCTCGAACGCGAGCGGGCGCTGCTGCGAGATCAGGGCCTCGACCCCGACGCGCTCGCGCTCCCGGGCGTCCGCGCGCGCGGCGCCCGACGGGCCCCGCGCGTGCAGCCCGAGGGTCTCACGCTCCAGGTGCAGAGCGACAGCGAAGCGGAGCTTTCGTTCGGGTTGCCCGCCGGCAGCTACGCGACCGTGCTCGTCGAGAGCCTGTTCGGGCCGACGGAGGACGCTTCCGCCCATGACAGGCCCCGCCCTCGCGCGTAG
- the cysK gene encoding cysteine synthase A, protein MKIARDATELIGSTPLVQLNRVVAGVRPRIVAKLESANPGNSVKDRIGLAMIEAAERDGLLEPGVSVIVEPTSGNTGIALAFVAAVKGYDCILTMPESMSPERRAVLRALGARLVLTDPSKGMPAAVEKAAEICEQVPNAYMPQQFRNPANPEVHRRTTAEEIWADTDGRVDALVGGVGTGGTITGVASALKERKPSFKAIAVEPAGSPVLSGGSPGLHPIQGIGAGFVPDVLDQGLIDRVIAVSNDASFEMARRLAREEGLLCGISSGAAVVAAIDYAAAEGADDDIIVVVIPSFGERYIQTMLFDPYRYEGSDDVGVR, encoded by the coding sequence TTGAAGATCGCACGTGACGCCACCGAGCTCATCGGTTCGACGCCGTTGGTTCAACTCAATCGCGTCGTCGCCGGGGTGAGACCTCGGATCGTCGCCAAGCTCGAGAGCGCGAACCCGGGCAATAGTGTGAAGGATCGGATCGGCCTCGCGATGATCGAGGCCGCCGAGCGCGACGGGCTGCTCGAGCCGGGCGTCAGCGTGATCGTCGAGCCGACCAGCGGCAACACGGGGATCGCGTTGGCCTTCGTCGCGGCGGTCAAGGGCTACGACTGCATCCTGACCATGCCCGAGTCGATGAGCCCGGAACGCAGGGCCGTGTTGCGCGCGCTCGGGGCGCGCCTCGTCCTCACCGATCCTTCGAAGGGAATGCCGGCCGCCGTCGAGAAGGCCGCCGAGATCTGCGAGCAGGTCCCGAACGCCTACATGCCCCAGCAGTTCCGCAACCCCGCCAACCCGGAAGTCCACCGGCGCACCACGGCCGAAGAGATCTGGGCGGATACCGACGGTCGCGTCGACGCGTTGGTCGGCGGCGTCGGTACGGGCGGGACGATCACCGGTGTGGCCTCTGCGCTGAAGGAGCGAAAGCCGTCGTTCAAGGCGATCGCCGTCGAACCCGCGGGCAGTCCGGTGCTCTCGGGCGGCTCTCCCGGTTTGCATCCGATCCAGGGGATCGGCGCGGGCTTCGTCCCGGACGTGCTCGATCAAGGACTGATCGACCGGGTGATCGCCGTGTCGAACGACGCTTCCTTCGAGATGGCGCGCCGGCTCGCCCGCGAGGAGGGTCTTCTGTGTGGGATCTCCTCCGGCGCCGCCGTCGTGGCGGCGATCGACTACGCCGCCGCCGAGGGCGCGGACGACGACATCATCGTCGTCGTGATCCCGAGTTTCGGAGAGCGTTACATCCAGACGATGCTCTTCGATCCCTACCGCTACGAGGGTAGTGACGACGTCGGTGTCCGCTGA